In Streptomyces nodosus, one DNA window encodes the following:
- a CDS encoding ABC transporter substrate-binding protein: MQRTPPASSVPGPSRRSLLRGAGGAVVLAGAGTTLLSACGGSGGSSDPKTLTLGSNASDAVPKAAFAEIYTAFKKQSGITVRVNTKDHNTFQEQINSYLQGTPDDVFTWFAGYRMQFFAAKKLATPIDDVWQSVGGNFPDAMKALSKGEDGRYYFMPLYTYPWAVFYRKSVFQQHGYEVPTTWDAFVALCGRMKKDGLIPIAFGDKDAWPALGTFDQLNFRTNGYDFHAELMAGKASWTDARVRRAFDHWAEILPYHQDGAIGRTWQDAAQSLVAKKAGMYVFGSFVAQQFTDKSDLDDLDFFAFPEIDPSHGQDTVEAPTDGFMVSKSPKNHDAAIRLLKYLGTPEAEQIYLKSDPSMVAVSSKADTSSYSALQKKAYDMISGARHLTQFMDRDSRPDFTSTVMQPALQTFVRDPKGVDGLLSSIERQKKTIFASS, from the coding sequence ATGCAGCGCACTCCCCCCGCGTCCTCCGTTCCCGGCCCGAGCCGCCGCTCCCTGCTGCGTGGAGCCGGTGGCGCCGTCGTCCTCGCGGGCGCGGGCACCACCCTGTTGAGCGCCTGCGGGGGCAGCGGCGGATCGTCGGACCCCAAGACCCTCACCCTCGGTTCCAACGCCTCGGACGCCGTGCCGAAGGCCGCGTTCGCCGAGATCTACACGGCCTTCAAGAAGCAGTCCGGGATCACGGTCCGGGTGAACACCAAGGACCACAACACCTTCCAGGAGCAGATCAACTCCTATCTCCAGGGCACGCCGGACGATGTGTTCACCTGGTTCGCCGGCTACCGCATGCAGTTCTTCGCCGCGAAGAAGCTGGCCACCCCCATAGACGACGTATGGCAGTCGGTCGGCGGCAACTTCCCCGACGCCATGAAGGCGTTGAGCAAGGGGGAGGACGGCCGGTACTACTTCATGCCGCTGTACACCTACCCCTGGGCGGTCTTCTACCGGAAGAGCGTCTTCCAGCAGCACGGGTACGAAGTCCCCACCACCTGGGACGCGTTCGTCGCCCTGTGCGGGCGGATGAAGAAGGACGGGCTGATCCCGATCGCCTTCGGCGACAAGGACGCCTGGCCTGCCCTCGGCACCTTCGACCAGCTCAACTTCCGTACCAACGGCTATGACTTCCACGCCGAGTTGATGGCGGGCAAGGCGTCCTGGACCGACGCCAGGGTGCGCAGGGCCTTCGACCACTGGGCCGAGATCCTCCCCTACCACCAGGACGGTGCCATCGGGCGCACCTGGCAGGACGCCGCGCAGTCCCTGGTGGCGAAGAAGGCCGGCATGTATGTGTTCGGCTCCTTCGTGGCCCAGCAGTTCACCGACAAGTCGGACCTGGACGACCTCGACTTCTTCGCCTTCCCCGAGATCGACCCGTCCCACGGCCAGGACACCGTCGAGGCGCCCACCGACGGCTTCATGGTCAGCAAGTCCCCCAAGAACCACGACGCCGCGATCAGGCTCCTGAAGTATCTGGGCACCCCGGAGGCCGAGCAGATCTATCTGAAGTCCGACCCGAGCATGGTCGCCGTCTCCAGCAAGGCGGACACCTCCTCCTACAGCGCGCTGCAGAAGAAGGCGTACGACATGATCTCCGGCGCCCGGCATCTGACCCAGTTCATGGACCGTGACAGCCGGCCCGACTTCACCTCCACGGTGATGCAGCCCGCGCTGCAGACGTTCGTCCGCGACCCCAAGGGCGTCGACGGGCTGCTCTCGTCCATCGAGCGCCAGAAGAAGACGATCTTCGCCTCCTCATGA
- a CDS encoding ATP-binding cassette domain-containing protein: MSMAPSTETQASAPHIADSHEVIRVHGARENNLKDVSIEIPKRRLTVFTGVSGSGKSSLVFNTIAAESQRLINETYSAFIQGFMPTLARPEVDVLEGLTTAIVVDQQRMGADPRSTVGTATDANAMLRILFSRLGTPHIGPPSAYAFNVPSVRASGAMTVERGTATAKKVTYSRTGGMCPRCEGRGAVSDIDLAQLFDDSKSLAEGAITVPGYKGGGWNSRLYLESGFFDPEKPVRRFTKRELHDFLHREPTRMKIAGINMTYEGLIPRVQKSMLSKDKEALQPHIREFVDRAVTFTTCPECDGTRLSEGARASKIEGISIGDACAMQISDLAAWIRGLDEPLVAPLLTTLQHSLDSFVEIGLGYLSLDRPAGTLSGGEAQRVKMIRHLGSSLTDTTYVFDEPTTGLHPHDIQRMNELLLRLRDKGNTVLVVEHKPEMIAIADHVVDLGPGAGTGGGSVCFEGTVEALRSADTLTGRHLDDRAALRKTVRKPTGALKVRGATEHNLRDIDVDIPLGVLVVVTGVAGSGKSSLVHGALPRQQGAADAGVVSVDQSAIRGSRRSNPATYTGLLDPIRKAFAKINGVKPALFSANSEGACLNCNGAGVIYTDLAMMAGVATPCEECEGKRFQASVLEYRLGGRDISEVLAMSVTEAEEFFGAGEARTPAAHRILGRLADVGLGYLSLGQPLTTLSGGERQRLKLATHMAEKGGVYVLDEPTAGLHLADVDHLLGLLDRLVDSGKSVVVVEHHQAVMAHADWIIDLGPGAGHDGGRIVFEGTPADLVTTRATLTGEHLAAYVGS; encoded by the coding sequence ATGAGCATGGCCCCGAGCACGGAGACGCAGGCGTCCGCGCCGCACATCGCCGACAGCCACGAGGTGATCCGTGTGCACGGCGCGCGCGAGAACAACCTCAAGGACGTCAGCATCGAGATCCCCAAGCGCCGGCTCACGGTGTTCACCGGTGTCTCAGGGTCGGGCAAGAGCTCGCTGGTCTTCAACACGATCGCCGCGGAGTCCCAGCGGCTGATCAACGAGACCTACAGCGCCTTCATACAAGGCTTCATGCCCACGCTGGCCCGTCCCGAGGTCGACGTGCTCGAGGGGCTGACCACCGCGATCGTCGTCGACCAGCAGCGGATGGGCGCCGATCCCCGTTCCACGGTCGGCACCGCCACCGACGCCAACGCGATGCTGCGCATCCTCTTCAGCCGGCTCGGCACCCCGCACATCGGGCCGCCCAGCGCCTATGCCTTCAACGTCCCCTCGGTCCGGGCGAGCGGCGCGATGACCGTGGAGCGCGGCACCGCCACGGCCAAGAAGGTGACGTACTCCCGCACCGGCGGCATGTGTCCGCGCTGCGAGGGCCGCGGCGCGGTCTCCGACATCGACCTCGCCCAGCTCTTCGACGACTCCAAGTCGCTCGCCGAGGGCGCGATCACCGTCCCCGGCTACAAGGGCGGCGGCTGGAACTCCCGCCTCTACCTCGAGTCGGGCTTCTTCGACCCGGAGAAGCCGGTCCGCAGGTTCACCAAGAGGGAACTGCACGACTTCCTGCACCGCGAGCCGACCCGGATGAAGATCGCGGGCATCAACATGACCTATGAAGGGCTGATCCCGCGGGTCCAGAAGTCGATGCTCTCCAAGGACAAGGAGGCGCTGCAGCCGCACATCCGGGAGTTCGTGGACCGGGCGGTCACCTTCACCACCTGCCCCGAGTGCGACGGCACCCGGCTGAGCGAGGGGGCCAGGGCGTCGAAGATCGAGGGGATCAGCATCGGCGACGCCTGCGCGATGCAGATCAGCGATCTGGCCGCATGGATCCGCGGCCTCGACGAGCCGTTGGTGGCACCGCTGCTCACCACGCTGCAGCACAGCCTCGACTCGTTCGTGGAGATCGGTCTCGGCTATCTCTCGCTCGACCGGCCGGCGGGCACGCTGTCGGGCGGCGAGGCGCAGCGCGTCAAGATGATCCGCCACCTCGGCTCCTCGCTCACCGACACCACCTATGTCTTCGACGAGCCCACCACCGGTCTGCACCCCCATGACATCCAGCGGATGAACGAACTGCTGCTGCGGCTGCGGGACAAGGGCAACACGGTGCTCGTCGTGGAGCACAAGCCCGAGATGATCGCGATCGCCGACCATGTGGTCGACCTCGGGCCCGGTGCCGGCACGGGGGGCGGCAGCGTCTGCTTCGAGGGCACCGTCGAGGCGCTGCGGTCCGCCGACACCCTCACCGGCCGTCATCTCGACGACCGTGCCGCCCTCAGGAAGACGGTGCGCAAGCCCACCGGGGCGCTGAAGGTCCGCGGCGCGACGGAGCACAACCTGCGCGACATCGACGTCGACATCCCGCTCGGGGTGCTGGTCGTGGTGACCGGGGTCGCCGGTTCCGGCAAGAGCTCGCTGGTGCACGGGGCACTGCCCCGGCAGCAGGGGGCCGCCGACGCGGGGGTGGTCTCGGTCGACCAGAGCGCGATCCGCGGCTCCCGGCGCAGCAACCCGGCGACGTACACCGGGCTGCTCGACCCGATCCGCAAGGCCTTCGCGAAGATCAACGGTGTGAAGCCGGCGCTGTTCAGCGCCAACTCCGAGGGCGCCTGCCTCAACTGCAACGGCGCCGGTGTCATCTACACCGACCTGGCGATGATGGCCGGCGTGGCCACCCCCTGCGAGGAGTGCGAGGGGAAGCGGTTCCAGGCCTCGGTGCTGGAGTACCGCCTCGGCGGTCGTGACATCAGCGAGGTGCTGGCGATGTCGGTGACCGAGGCGGAGGAGTTCTTCGGCGCCGGTGAGGCGCGTACGCCGGCCGCGCACCGCATCCTCGGCAGGCTCGCCGACGTCGGGCTCGGCTATCTCAGCCTCGGCCAGCCGCTGACCACCCTGTCCGGAGGCGAGCGACAGCGGCTCAAGCTGGCGACCCATATGGCCGAGAAGGGCGGGGTCTACGTCCTCGACGAGCCGACCGCCGGCCTCCACCTCGCCGACGTCGACCATCTGCTCGGCCTGCTCGACCGGCTGGTGGACTCCGGCAAGTCGGTCGTCGTCGTCGAGCACCACCAGGCGGTCATGGCGCACGCCGACTGGATCATCGACCTCGGCCCCGGCGCCGGCCACGACGGCGGCCGGATCGTCTTCGAGGGCACCCCCGCCGACCTCGTCACCACCCGCGCCACCCTCACCGGGGAGCACCTCGCGGCCTACGTCGGTTCCTGA
- a CDS encoding PP2C family protein-serine/threonine phosphatase — translation MRSLFRSSPRAGADGRVRTLLGVEQCLPFVVVLVGLGIEMSPVRFMYTGPLLAAMPPLAALTTGPLGTLLAATGALGVNVAGATVHDRWGELHVYSDLAGLLLVSVACVAISNVAQTRRDRELNQIRRVSRTAQEVLLRPVCDRLGPVRAASLYHAAEAGAQIGGDLYEAVQTRFGVRMIVGDVRGKGLPAVRVAAAVLGAFRETAHYEHDLAEIIDHCAAALRRECAAAGHEEDQAECFVTVLVAQIPGGCVVQLANRGHPPPLVLRAGKAHALSPATPLPPLGLEDFMTGPPAVTESHEFLPGDRLLLYTDGVVEARNRADEFFPLTEAVERVHARTPRKFLQQLHQRLIRYTGDRLTDDVAMILVDRLPADTGRPPGRADTRRAQRPSGGRGRSPGRGRISPCWPPGSDR, via the coding sequence ATGCGGTCGCTCTTCCGCTCATCTCCTCGGGCAGGCGCGGACGGCCGGGTCCGGACACTGCTCGGGGTCGAGCAATGCCTGCCGTTCGTGGTGGTGCTGGTCGGGCTGGGCATCGAGATGTCACCCGTGCGCTTCATGTACACCGGCCCCCTCCTCGCCGCGATGCCGCCGCTGGCCGCGCTGACCACGGGCCCCCTCGGCACGCTTCTCGCGGCGACCGGGGCCCTGGGCGTGAACGTCGCGGGTGCCACCGTGCACGACCGATGGGGCGAACTGCATGTCTACTCCGACCTTGCCGGTCTGCTGCTGGTGTCGGTCGCGTGCGTCGCGATCAGCAACGTCGCTCAGACCCGCAGAGACCGCGAGCTCAACCAGATCCGCCGGGTCTCCCGGACGGCCCAGGAGGTCCTGCTGCGGCCCGTGTGCGACCGTCTGGGCCCGGTGCGCGCCGCGAGTCTCTACCACGCGGCCGAGGCGGGGGCCCAGATCGGCGGTGATCTGTACGAGGCCGTACAGACGCGGTTCGGGGTGCGGATGATCGTGGGTGATGTCCGCGGCAAGGGGCTGCCCGCGGTGCGGGTGGCCGCGGCCGTGCTGGGCGCGTTCCGGGAGACCGCGCACTACGAGCACGATCTGGCGGAGATCATCGACCACTGTGCGGCCGCCCTGCGCCGGGAGTGTGCGGCCGCCGGTCACGAGGAGGACCAGGCGGAGTGTTTTGTGACCGTGCTGGTGGCCCAGATCCCGGGCGGATGCGTGGTCCAGCTGGCCAACCGCGGCCATCCGCCCCCGCTGGTGCTGCGCGCCGGCAAGGCCCATGCCCTGAGCCCCGCGACCCCGCTGCCGCCCCTCGGCCTCGAGGACTTCATGACCGGGCCGCCCGCCGTGACGGAGAGCCATGAGTTTCTGCCCGGTGACCGTCTGCTCCTCTACACCGACGGCGTGGTGGAGGCCCGCAACCGCGCCGACGAGTTCTTCCCGCTGACCGAGGCCGTGGAGAGAGTGCACGCCCGCACCCCGCGGAAGTTCCTGCAACAGCTGCACCAGCGGCTGATCCGGTACACCGGGGACCGTCTCACGGACGACGTGGCCATGATTCTGGTGGACCGGCTCCCCGCGGACACCGGCCGGCCGCCGGGCCGCGCGGACACCCGCAGGGCGCAGAGGCCGAGCGGTGGGCGTGGACGGTCCCCGGGCAGGGGTCGGATCAGCCCTTGCTGGCCCCCAGGGTCAGACCGCTGA
- a CDS encoding VOC family protein: MSLSIHTTFLPHTDPDASLAFYRDVLGFEVRNDVAHGGMRWITVGPVDQPGTSIVLEPPALAPDLTDDERRCIADMVAKGAYARVILATDDLDGTFERLRAAGAVVAQEPTDQPYGVRDCAFRDPAGNLIRVNEVR, from the coding sequence ATGAGCCTCAGCATTCACACCACGTTTCTGCCTCACACCGACCCGGACGCCTCCCTGGCCTTCTACCGTGACGTCCTCGGCTTCGAGGTCCGCAACGACGTCGCCCACGGCGGGATGCGCTGGATCACGGTCGGCCCCGTCGACCAGCCCGGCACGTCCATCGTCCTGGAGCCGCCGGCCCTCGCCCCCGATCTCACCGACGACGAGCGCCGCTGTATCGCGGACATGGTGGCCAAGGGCGCCTACGCCCGTGTCATCCTGGCCACCGACGACCTGGACGGCACCTTCGAGCGGCTGCGGGCCGCCGGCGCCGTCGTCGCCCAGGAGCCGACCGATCAGCCGTACGGGGTGCGTGACTGCGCCTTCCGCGACCCCGCGGGCAACCTGATCCGCGTCAACGAGGTTCGCTGA
- a CDS encoding carbohydrate ABC transporter permease: MSTETGTRTPEAAAEPPPAGASAKERAPQGHRRLLTRRDRLILGLMAGVPTLVHLALVWVAALASIALAFTTWDGIGFGSITWVGLDNFRQLFTDNPQFWPAVQHNVVWFVVLILIPTPLGLFLAVQLDKRIRFSRVYQTAFFLPVVVSFAVIGFVWQLVYNPDTGLINSLIGANEPGHYIDWIGDPDLNLWAVLIAASWRHTGYMMILYLAGLKGVDPSLREASALDGANEWQTFRHVIFPTLRPTNTIVLVVTIIESLRAFDLVFVFNGGAHGTELLSILVTDNIIGESSRIGYGSAIAVVLLLISLGVIIPYLVSTFRKERRS, from the coding sequence ATGAGCACCGAGACCGGCACCCGTACCCCGGAGGCGGCCGCCGAGCCGCCTCCGGCCGGCGCGTCCGCGAAGGAGCGCGCCCCGCAGGGACACCGCCGCCTGCTCACCCGCCGCGACCGGCTGATCCTGGGCCTGATGGCGGGCGTTCCCACCCTTGTGCACCTCGCCCTGGTGTGGGTCGCGGCGCTCGCCTCCATCGCGCTGGCCTTCACCACCTGGGACGGCATCGGCTTCGGGTCGATCACCTGGGTCGGGCTGGACAACTTCAGGCAGCTCTTCACCGACAACCCGCAGTTCTGGCCCGCCGTCCAGCACAACGTCGTCTGGTTCGTCGTGCTGATCCTGATCCCCACCCCGCTCGGCCTCTTCCTGGCCGTGCAGCTGGACAAGAGGATCCGGTTCAGCAGGGTCTACCAGACGGCCTTCTTCCTGCCCGTCGTGGTGTCCTTCGCGGTCATCGGGTTCGTCTGGCAGCTCGTCTACAACCCCGACACGGGGCTGATCAACAGCCTGATCGGGGCCAATGAGCCCGGCCACTACATCGACTGGATCGGCGACCCGGACCTCAACCTCTGGGCCGTGCTGATCGCCGCCTCCTGGCGCCACACCGGCTACATGATGATCCTCTATCTGGCCGGTCTCAAGGGCGTCGACCCGTCGCTGCGCGAGGCCTCGGCCCTGGACGGCGCCAACGAGTGGCAGACGTTCCGGCACGTCATCTTCCCGACGCTGCGGCCCACCAACACCATCGTCCTGGTGGTGACGATCATCGAGTCGCTGCGCGCCTTCGACCTGGTCTTCGTCTTCAACGGCGGAGCCCATGGCACCGAACTGCTGTCGATCCTGGTGACCGACAACATCATCGGGGAGTCCAGCCGCATCGGATACGGCTCGGCGATCGCGGTGGTCCTGCTGCTGATCTCGCTCGGCGTGATCATCCCCTATCTGGTCAGCACCTTCCGGAAGGAGCGCCGATCGTGA
- a CDS encoding DNA polymerase III subunit gamma and tau, whose product MSSLALYRRYRPESFAEVIGQEHVTSPLQQALRNNRVNHAYLFSGPRGCGKTTSARILARCLNCEQGPTPTPCGECQSCQDLARNGPGSIDVIEIDAASHGGVDDARDLREKAFFGPASSRYKIYIIDEAHMVTSAGFNALLKVVEEPPEHLKFIFATTEPEKVIGTIRSRTHHYPFRLVPPGTLRDYLAEVCGKESIPVEDGVLPLVVRAGAGSVRDSMSVMDQLLAGAGADGVTYAMATSLLGYTDGSLLDSVVEAFASGDGAAAYEIVDRVIEGGNDPRRFVADLLERLRDLVILAAVPDAAAKGLFDAPADVLERMQAQAEVFGPAELSRAADLVNEGLTEMRGATSPRLQLELICARVMLPAAYGDERSVMARLDRLERGVNFSGGGAAPAMGYVPGPEVHGGMTGGPTPQAAPLPPGGGPAAARAAARGGGAPAPGGYEAGGTPAQAPPPMPPAPAAPASQAPASQAAAPPQAPAAPAQPQAPAAPAPAGPGAWPTSAGAGSGRRPGGWPTAASAGGGQPPASPAPARPAAGAPAPAAPAPAAAPAAAPGGVDPRMLWPNILEAVKNRRRFTWILLSQNAQVAGFDGATLQLGFVNAGARDNFLSSGSEDVLRQALAEQFNVQWKVEAIVDPSGGSAPPVAANSGFGGGYGGAPAPARPAPQQPPAPAARPAAPAASAPPSAPAVTAPAAPAPAPERHMVAPEDDMPEDDDPDLDESALSGHELIVRELGATVVEEFSNE is encoded by the coding sequence GTGTCGTCTCTCGCGCTGTACCGCCGCTATCGCCCGGAGTCGTTCGCCGAGGTCATCGGGCAGGAGCATGTCACCTCCCCGTTGCAGCAGGCGCTGCGGAACAACCGGGTCAATCACGCGTACCTGTTCAGCGGGCCCCGCGGCTGTGGGAAGACGACCAGTGCGCGCATCCTGGCCCGCTGTCTGAACTGCGAGCAGGGGCCGACCCCGACCCCCTGCGGCGAGTGCCAGTCCTGCCAGGACCTGGCCAGGAACGGCCCGGGCTCCATCGATGTCATCGAGATCGACGCCGCGTCGCACGGTGGTGTCGACGACGCCCGTGATCTGCGGGAGAAGGCCTTCTTCGGCCCGGCGAGCAGTCGTTACAAGATCTACATCATCGACGAGGCCCACATGGTCACGTCGGCCGGTTTCAACGCGCTGCTCAAGGTCGTCGAGGAGCCGCCCGAGCACCTCAAGTTCATCTTCGCGACCACCGAGCCCGAGAAGGTCATCGGCACCATCCGGTCGCGCACCCACCACTATCCCTTCCGGCTGGTGCCGCCGGGGACCCTCCGGGACTATCTCGCCGAGGTCTGCGGCAAGGAGAGCATCCCCGTCGAGGACGGGGTCCTGCCGCTCGTGGTGCGCGCGGGGGCCGGGTCGGTGCGTGACTCCATGTCCGTGATGGACCAGCTGCTGGCGGGCGCCGGCGCCGACGGTGTGACGTACGCCATGGCCACCTCGCTGCTCGGCTACACGGACGGGTCGCTGCTCGACTCCGTCGTGGAGGCGTTCGCGTCCGGGGACGGGGCCGCGGCCTACGAGATCGTGGACCGGGTCATCGAGGGGGGCAACGATCCCCGTCGGTTCGTCGCCGATCTGCTGGAGCGGCTGCGGGACCTGGTGATCCTGGCCGCCGTGCCCGACGCCGCGGCGAAGGGTCTCTTCGACGCCCCGGCCGACGTCCTGGAACGGATGCAGGCCCAGGCGGAGGTCTTCGGCCCGGCCGAGCTCAGCCGCGCCGCCGACCTGGTCAACGAGGGGCTCACCGAGATGCGCGGCGCCACCTCCCCACGGCTGCAACTGGAGCTGATCTGTGCCCGGGTGATGCTGCCCGCCGCCTATGGCGACGAGCGGTCGGTCATGGCGCGGCTGGACCGACTGGAGCGGGGCGTCAACTTCTCCGGTGGCGGCGCGGCGCCCGCGATGGGCTATGTGCCGGGACCTGAGGTGCACGGCGGGATGACCGGGGGGCCGACGCCCCAGGCCGCCCCCCTGCCGCCCGGCGGCGGTCCCGCGGCGGCCCGTGCCGCGGCGCGCGGCGGCGGGGCACCGGCTCCGGGTGGGTACGAGGCCGGGGGCACGCCCGCCCAGGCGCCGCCCCCGATGCCTCCGGCTCCCGCCGCCCCCGCGAGCCAGGCACCCGCGAGCCAGGCGGCGGCTCCCCCGCAGGCCCCGGCCGCTCCCGCTCAGCCGCAGGCTCCCGCCGCTCCGGCGCCCGCCGGTCCCGGTGCCTGGCCCACCTCGGCCGGCGCGGGAAGCGGCCGGCGGCCGGGCGGATGGCCCACGGCGGCGTCCGCGGGCGGAGGGCAGCCTCCCGCGTCGCCCGCGCCCGCGCGCCCGGCGGCCGGCGCTCCGGCACCCGCCGCCCCCGCTCCGGCCGCGGCTCCCGCCGCCGCTCCCGGCGGGGTCGACCCCCGCATGCTCTGGCCGAACATCCTGGAGGCGGTGAAGAACCGCCGCCGCTTCACCTGGATCCTGCTGAGCCAGAACGCCCAGGTGGCCGGCTTCGACGGCGCCACCCTGCAGCTCGGCTTCGTCAACGCGGGCGCGCGGGACAACTTCCTGAGCAGCGGCAGCGAGGACGTCCTGCGGCAGGCGCTGGCCGAGCAGTTCAACGTGCAGTGGAAGGTCGAGGCCATCGTCGACCCGTCGGGCGGCTCGGCACCGCCGGTCGCGGCGAACTCCGGGTTCGGCGGCGGGTACGGCGGCGCCCCGGCCCCGGCGCGCCCCGCCCCCCAGCAGCCACCGGCCCCGGCGGCACGTCCGGCCGCCCCGGCGGCTTCCGCGCCCCCTTCGGCACCTGCGGTGACTGCCCCGGCCGCCCCCGCGCCCGCCCCGGAACGGCACATGGTCGCCCCCGAGGACGACATGCCCGAGGACGACGACCCCGATCTCGACGAGTCGGCCCTCTCCGGGCATGAGCTGATCGTCCGCGAGCTGGGGGCCACCGTGGTGGAGGAGTTCTCGAACGAGTAG
- a CDS encoding carbohydrate ABC transporter permease encodes MASTAASAPRRRRPPVRPARVLLHLFLAGTALAWLAPLLWAVYAALRPYGETSTKGYVSWPDRLSLGNFSDAFTQSEMPHYFGNTLLIAVPAVLLTLFLSSCVAFYASRFDFRLNLALLLVFTAGNLLPQQVIITPLYRLYLLVDLPGITASGKLYDSALGLVLIHVAFQSGFCVFVLSNYMRMLPHELTEAALVDGASVWRMYWQIVLPLCRPAMAALATLLSIWIYNDFFWAIVLISTGENMPITSALKNLSGQYFTDPNLVAAGALLTAIPTLIVYFALQRQFVSGLTLGASKG; translated from the coding sequence ATCGCCTCCACCGCCGCGTCCGCCCCGCGGCGAAGGCGTCCGCCCGTCCGTCCCGCCCGGGTGCTGCTGCATCTGTTCCTCGCGGGCACGGCGCTGGCCTGGCTCGCACCGCTGCTGTGGGCGGTCTACGCGGCCCTGCGGCCGTACGGGGAGACCAGCACCAAGGGCTATGTCTCCTGGCCGGACAGGCTGAGCCTCGGCAACTTCAGCGACGCCTTCACCCAGTCCGAGATGCCGCACTACTTCGGCAACACCCTGCTGATCGCCGTACCCGCGGTGCTGCTGACGCTGTTCCTGTCGTCCTGTGTCGCCTTCTACGCCAGCCGCTTCGACTTCCGCCTCAATCTGGCCCTGCTGCTGGTCTTCACCGCGGGCAATCTGCTGCCGCAGCAGGTCATCATCACCCCGCTGTACCGGCTGTATCTGCTGGTGGACCTGCCGGGCATCACGGCCAGCGGCAAGCTGTACGACTCCGCGCTCGGGCTGGTCCTGATCCATGTGGCGTTCCAGTCCGGCTTCTGTGTCTTCGTGCTGAGCAACTACATGCGCATGCTGCCGCACGAGCTGACCGAGGCCGCGCTGGTCGACGGCGCCTCGGTGTGGCGGATGTACTGGCAGATCGTGCTGCCGCTGTGCCGCCCCGCGATGGCGGCGCTGGCCACCCTGCTGTCCATCTGGATCTACAACGACTTCTTCTGGGCGATCGTCCTGATCTCCACCGGCGAGAACATGCCGATCACCTCGGCCCTGAAGAACCTGTCGGGGCAGTACTTCACCGACCCCAACCTGGTCGCCGCGGGCGCCCTGCTCACCGCGATCCCGACGCTGATCGTGTACTTCGCGCTGCAGCGTCAGTTCGTCAGCGGTCTGACCCTGGGGGCCAGCAAGGGCTGA